The segment TTTCTTTTAATTCATTTTTCGAAAGTTTTGTTGTTTTAATTAAATATTTTCGAATCATTCATAAGGCTCAGGGGTTATTGCTTCCGATTTAGGTTCTAATGGGAGTATAGTATATGTGCATTTATTCAGCGGTTCTAAATTAGCGTTGACTAGTTACAGTAGCTCTAAATGCATTCTGGAAAGCTGGAGATTGTAAGGAAAATCAAATTTAAATGCAAAGATTTATCGCTCGCTTTAAATTATACTATGAGACTATACCAAATGGATTTGGGGGATCGAAAATGGATGTGCTTTCAAAATTAGGGCTAGGGATGACAAATTCAGGGGGCTTTGGAGGCTTTTCCTGGCAATCCTCGGGAGGGGAAATTCTAACCTCTAAAAATCCTGCTACTGAGAAAGAAATTGCTGTCATTGAGATGGCTTCGCGTAATGATTATGAAGAAATAACAAAAATAGCACATCAAGGCTTCCTCAAGTGGCGTGAAGTTCCGGCCCCCGTTAGAGGCGAGTGCATTCGTTTAATCGCCCAGGAATTGCGTGCCCATAAAGATTTGTTAGGAACCCTCGTTTCGATTGAATCGGGAAAAATAAAACCAGAGGGTGATGGCGAAGTTCAAGAAATGATCGATATGGCAGATTTTGCGGTAGGTCTTTCGCGAATGTTATACGGAAAAATTATACCCTCTGAGCGCAAGCATCATCGTATGTTGGAGCAGTGGCATCCATTGGGACCTGTTGGCGTAATTACTGCTTTTAATTTTCCTATGGCAGTTTGGGCATGGAATGCATTTATTGCAGCAATTTGTGGCGATACCGTCATTTGGAAACCCTCTCATAAAGTGCCGCTATGTGCAATTGCAGTGCAATTGCTTTGTAACAAGGTGATGAAATCGTTGGGGCATGACGGCGTATTTTCCCTAGTGGTTACCCATGACACAGCTACCGCCGAGGCTTTGGTGGCAGACGAAAGATTACCCCTTATTTCATTCACGGGCTCAACCCGCGTGGGGCGAAACATTGCGGGAATGGTTTCACAACGTTTAGGTCGCTATCTTTTAGAGTTAAGCGGTAATAATGCGGTCATCATTGATGAGACGGCCGATTTGGATTTAGCCATACCCGCCGTCGTGTTTGGCGCGGTGGGAACGGCGGGTCAACGTTGTACGTCAACCAGAAGATTAATTGTTCATCGAAGTCGTTATGATCAACTCG is part of the Gammaproteobacteria bacterium genome and harbors:
- a CDS encoding aldehyde dehydrogenase family protein, with the translated sequence MDVLSKLGLGMTNSGGFGGFSWQSSGGEILTSKNPATEKEIAVIEMASRNDYEEITKIAHQGFLKWREVPAPVRGECIRLIAQELRAHKDLLGTLVSIESGKIKPEGDGEVQEMIDMADFAVGLSRMLYGKIIPSERKHHRMLEQWHPLGPVGVITAFNFPMAVWAWNAFIAAICGDTVIWKPSHKVPLCAIAVQLLCNKVMKSLGHDGVFSLVVTHDTATAEALVADERLPLISFTGSTRVGRNIAGMVSQRLGRYLLELSGNNAVIIDETADLDLAIPAVVFGAVGTAGQRCTSTRRLIVHRSRYDQLVTQLVAAYKQIPIGNPLDPHILMGPLIDDLAVQAYQRAIEEIKGTSGEILFGGSVLDGPGHFVEPTLVYAQEQSELIRRETFAPILYILTFDSIEEAISLQNDVKQGLSSALFTQNLRHEELFLSVLGSDCGLANVNMGTSGAEIGGAFGGEKETGGGREAGSDVWKYYMRRQTCTINWSNELPLAQGINFTLPKKEGAM